The segment tcttgggtttatttgcttctttctgttctagagctttcaggtgtgctgtgaagctgttTGTATGGGATCCCCCCAATTTCTTgccactgaggtatgtttctttttctttttttttaaattaacttgaatatttcttatttacattttgagtgttattccctttcccggtttccgggcaaacatccccctcccccctccccttccttatgggtgttccccttcccatcctccccccattgccgccctccccccaacaatcacgttcactgggggttcagtcttagcaggacccagggcttccccttccactggtactcttactaggatatttattgctacctatgaagtcagagtccagggtcagtccatgtatagtctttaggtagtggcttagtccctggaagctctggttgcttggcattgttgtacatatggggtcttgagccccttcaagctcttccagttctttctctgattccttcaacgggggtcctattctcaattcagtggtttgctgctggcatacgcctctgtgtttgctgtattctggctgtgtctctcgggagagatctacatccagctcctgtcggcctgcacttctttgctttatccatcttgtctaattggatggctgtatatgtatgggccacatgtggggcaggctctgaatgggtgttccttctgtctctgttttaatctttgcctctctattccctgccaagggtattcttgttccccttttaaagaaggagtgaagcattcacattttgatcatccgtcttgagtttcatttgttctaggcatctagggtaattcaagcttttaggctaatagccacttatcaatgagtgcataccatgcgtgtttttctgtgattgggttacctcactcaggatgatattttccagttccaaccatttgcctacgaatttcataaaggcattgtttttgatagctgagtaatattccattgtgtagatgtaccacattttctgtatccattcctctgttgaagggcatttgggttctttccagcttctggctattataaataaggctgctatgaacatagtggagcatgtgtcttttttatatgttggggcattatttgggtatatgcccaagagaggtatagctggatcctcaggcagttcaatgtccaattttctgaggaacctccagactgatttccagaatggttttaccagtctgcaatcccaccaacaatggaggagtgttcctctttctccgcatcctcgccagcatttgctgtcacctgagtttttgaccatagccattctcactggtgtgaggtgaaatctcagggttgttttgatttgcatttcccttatgactaaagatgttgaacatttctttaggtgtttctcagccattcggcattcctcagctgtgaattctttgtttagctctgaaccccattttttaatagggttatttgtctccctgcggtctaacttcttgagttctttgtatattttggatataaggcctctatctgttgtaggattggtaaagatcttttcccaatctgttggttgccgttttgtcctaaccacagtgtcctttgccttacagaagctttgcagttttatgagatcccatttgtcgattcttgatcttagagcataagccattggtgttttgttcaggaaattttttccagtgcccatgtgttccagatgcttccctagtttttcttctattagtttgagtgtatctggtttgacgtggaggtccttgatccacttggacttaagctttgtacagggtgataagcatggatcgatctgcattcttctacatgctgacctccagttgaaccagcaccatttgctgaaaatgttatcttttttccattggatggttttggctcctttgtcaaaaatcaagtgaccataggtgtgtgggttcatttctgggtcttcaattctgttccactggtctatctgtctgtctctgtaccaataccatgcagtttttatcactattgctctgtaacactgcttgagttcagggatattgattcctGCTTGCGTATTccatctgttagcttatgtcctTTCATTAGGGGACTGAGTCCatggatgttgagaaatattgaagacagatgattgttagtacctgttatgtttgttgttggaggtggtaTTATGCGtgtgtggttctctccttttgggtttgctgtgagatgattaatttcttgtgttttctatggtgtagttatcttccttgtgttggattttccttctagaatcctctgtaggtctggatatatatatatataatatatataaatataaatatatatgatatatttatatgttaGGTTTTATCGTGAATATtttagtttcttcatctatgatgattgagtgTTTTCCTGGGTATAAGAGCCTGGGCtagcatctgtgttctcttagggtctgcatgacatctgtccaggaccttctggcttttagggtctctgttgagaagtctgttgtaattgtgataggtctgcctttctatgttacaTGGCATTGTTTTCCTCAaagcttttagtattctttctttgttctgtgcatttagtgtatTGACTGACAAAAGCATTAGAGAAGATTGAGTGTAGAAACTAAGGCCTTCTCACGAAATCTTTCTAGAATATACAAGCACCCACGCACACAAAAAACAAGCAGCACGCAGACTTTATATCGTTCACAAAACTAACTCAGAGCGGATCCAAAACCTAAATATGAACTGCAAAGTTCATATTTGCAGAAGTTGTGCAAGAGGACCAGGAGAAAGTGGGGGCTGGATAACAGGCATGGTCCACAACTCCAAGGCAAGCAAGCCTGCTAGGAAACCACTCTACTAAGCTACAAAGCCATTCTACCTGTCCTTTCCAAAGGCAAGATATATGTGCATATTCTGAACACAGACGGTACCTACAGGGAAGCTTACCCAGGGTGGGGAGAGCTGCTTGTGGGACAGAGCTTCAGTGATCTCTGGCTGGGGCTCAGTTTGCAGCCACCAAGTGGATAGAGAGACCACACCAAATGCCAAGTTGGCTGCTGACTCAGTCCTGCCCCTGTGGAGGATCTGTCTACATCGGCTGGGTCCAGCGGCTCAGCTGTCTGTTCCTTTCTGTCTGGGTTAGAGGGCCCTTGCTCACTACCACAGGCTTCTGATATCTCCTGTGCTCTCCTTACAGGTCAGGGCAACTGTGTTCAAAGCACAGTTTGCTCTCTCCCTGCCTCACTCTCAGAGCCAAACGGACACCTTGGCAGACAGGATGAGCCTGCCTTCCACTGTTTCCTGGCGTTTGTGATTGGACCACATGGCTGTATATCCCGAATGGCTTATAGAAATCAGGGTGACTGGAGCAGCATTCTCAGGGAGGAAGTGGAGGGTAAATTTTTGAGTCAGTGTGTTTGGCAGGGGGGGCTCAAACCTGGCCTAGCTATAGGTAGATTTGCAGGTTTGCGGAAAGTTGTCCCGCTACCCAGTGCTCAGGGCAATTTTCCATTCAGTAGGCACTTTTGTTGATTCCACTTTGCACAGGGTTGCTAACAAGTAATGACATTATGGTTCCAAAGTCGAAAGGTGTGATAACCCTTGCCTCACCAGGGAAAGGAGCCCAGCCCATGCCAGCTTTCATTTGAACCCCACAAGATTTCTAGGAGTCAGGAAGTCACACCATGAACTGCTTACATCTTATCTCTCAGGATACAGCGtcagctaaaacaaacaaaaataaaataaaatagaagaagaaggaggaggaggaggaggaggaggaggaggaggaggaggaggagaagaagaagaagaagaagaagaagaagaagaagaagaagaagaagaagaagaagaagcaccatcatcatcatcatcatcatcaagctAGAGTCCCAAGCTTGCaattacagcactcaggaggaatgGACAGAAAGCTCATGAGTTAAGCCCATCCCAGGCTACAGAAGAATGTGGTTTTCGTTTTCGTTTTTCTAAGTGAAAAACACATGCCTGACACAAAACTAACAATAAATCAACAACTAGCCAACCAACAAaatcttgcacacacacacacacacacacacacacacacacacacacacacaccttaactcatgccaaaacaacaaaattattaatttacaaaaaaaagtGAAGGTTAAAAGATTAGGGGAGATATCCGTCAAATAGGTGGTGGTTTTGTAGAACAGAGAACATACCAGActtttgataatattttaaagataaatatcaTCAACATAGCCCTGCTATATCGAATTCTTTTAGAAGGACACACATATTGTTAATTTCAGAATCAAACATAGAATTGGATGTGGTGACTGTCGGGTTCTAAAGAAACCTGGAACAAACCTCATTCTTTACCTGGGGCTCCTCCCAGCACTTCCCACCCGGCCCActaccctaaacttctccaggCCAGGGGCTGGTTCCCCCACCCCAGCTTCTGTTTCCTGTATAATTCAGCCATCTCAGGTATGCACTCCCTTGGCCTCTTGGTTCTTGGCTGCTCTCTTAGGCCATTTACTCTCTCCTCTTCATTCACCCTGCCCCATGTTACAGCTCAGGCTGGATTCGTCCATGCCTCTGGCTACACTCTCCCTCATATCTAAAATGAAATCTCCTCCTTACCATGCCTTCGGTGGAACCTAAGCACCGAAGGGGAAAGCACCCTGAGCAGCTCATGCTGTGTTAGTGCAGATCGCCGTGTGTAGTGCCTCGTCACAAATTATCACTGTGCTGTAGTACAGAGGAATTCACAGTTCAAGCCAGTAGCGGTACTAGTCTATTCCTCTcagcccaacttttttttttcttttctttttttttttttttcagagctggggaccgaacccagggccttgcgcttgctaggcaagcgctctaccactgagctaaatccccagccctcagcccAACttttaagaggctgaggcaggaggattgccaagagTTGGATGTCGATCTGGCGATATTCTAAATTCCAGAGTGAGGAGTTATTccaatgaaacaaaaaaacaacatacCTTTAGCAGAACCCACTGACTGTCAGGAGCCATCATGGGGCAAGCTAGTGACTAGCAGGACATCTTCCTGAGATTAAAATCTACGACAGAACTCTGATAGGCAAGGCCCAGaagaaaatcattttaggaaagatccctgctattaatatgcttctcctgttattattaaacatatgtgACAGTCACTAGGCATTAGGCcaccctttggagcagatctctgcagatccatgaagatgtactgtctagTAGTGATGccatatagacaaatagatgacttcttaattcttaatgatgatcctataagaattcctaaaatcctatcagtatttattaagctcttttatagtgggactgccaTCAGGCCCTTTTCTGACAGTCagaactgcaatgagaactctgccactCTCCCacgtgtcaccagttaattgctcctAAATAGTAatcagactttctcctactcagagcacattccaagagattgTGAAACCATTAaacaaaggtcataaaaagggaacactttattataggtgctaggacaaaAGACAAAATTTTGACTGGgtttatacaaaacttcactaataacttagttgtggttttaaaccttcagtgaacctgtggggctgtgacaggtgatggatgtttagccacaTAATTACCGCTAATGGGTaggcatgtaaacattctctgtcgtaaacttCTGTTCCAATTAATGATTTGAACtttgtgtgtgagcgtgtgatGAACTTTTACCACGTGATATGTTCTGAAAGGTGTAaaagtactgaggacaaagagaagagttcGAAGAATTTTCTCTTATCTccccttttcattcattctgatTTTTCACCTCTCATGGAAACTTTACAACTTAGTAAATCACTatagttgcttttctttttttcacgcACAAAATTCTTCAAAAATTGTGTATTTTGTATACTATGTTCAAAGAcagaaaaaattaatataaaatgacTTTAGACTATATGCCCAGGGCAAGTCAAACAGCAATCAAATGTGTGCAAACTCGTGACAGTCACTGAAACATCTCATTACACATTACAAAAATCATTGTGTTCCCCAAATCTGGAAAAAATCTCCAAATCCAAAATGGTCCTAAACACTTGAGACAAGGTATGCATACAGCGTCTCCCTCAGGTGTGAACACAGTGGAATAAATGTGTCCTCTCGACTGTGACATAGCACAGTGGGTAAAGTCACTGGCAGCCAAGTTTCACAGCCTGACTTGGATCCGATTCCCAAGATCCACATGGTGGACGGGGTCagtccttcaagttgtcctctacACGTGTGCGCCTGTACGCGTGCACTCACACAACGCACGTTAtgtaacacacatatgtatgcacacacatttacacctttaaaatacaaaagcatCTAATTTCTCCCACACTGAACTGGTTTATCACCGTGCATTCTTCATCATTCAGGGACACGGGCAGAATGGAAAAGTATCCCCGTGACAGACAGCCGGTACAGACAAGGTTCACACTCCATGACTCATATTCCCTTTATTCCATACATGtcagttccccccacccccatttgtcATTCGTTCAGTCTCCATGGCAACAGAAGCTGCATCTCTCTGAAAGCGTGTGGTCCACCTAGACCCTCGGGTGACACAGCGCTGTAGCATCTGCACCACTACAGCACGTCTGCAGGCGCTTTGGTGTCCTTAAACCAAGAACGGCAACCAGGGAAGCCACACGGTCAGCCTGGCCCTCTGCCTTTTGCGCCTGGGGCAGGTTACTTGGTCCAGCTGACCTTGGGAATGTCATAGTGCTCGGTGAGTGTGTCCAGGTGTCGGTTGAAGTCCTCCACTCTCTGCTTGTGGGTTTTCGACGCCTTCTTCAGGATCCTTTCCGTTTGCCGCTTCTCCTGCATCTTTTCAAAGGCAGCCTGCGCCGGCGTGCGCTTGTCCAGACagtgctgcttctcctcctcgcTCTTCTTTCTCATCCCCATGGTCTCCAGCATCTTGGCCTTGTCTttgtccttcttcttcctccGCTTCGTCACGCCAAGCTCTGCCACACCTTTCAGCTTCAGGGGGCCCTTCTGTACCTGCTCGTATGCCTCCATAGTGCTCGCCGCCATAATCACTTTTTAAACCGTCCCCTTTTTTCCCCCAGTGACTTCTTctagcaggctgaaagttagaggCACACAATTCCTGCTGAGATAGAACGAAGACCACATTACTTAACCCCACGCTGTTAGGCTACAGGCATCGATCGCCTAAGTCAGCGGCTTTTTcccctcagaaagagcaagaaagtttttaggactttttagaagttatcatcaGCATTTCATTATAGTTAGAGAGCTAGAATGTCGGGAGACCATCAGTCTTTAAAGCCACACCATAGTCCTACTTCTGTGTCCAGTTTCAACTCACTCCAGACCGGGAGACTTCCAGCAGCTCACTAGAGTTCTGCTGTGACCCATGATTTGGGAGTGAACCAACAACTCTAGGTCCTCTTAAGTCTGCACGGAGGCTTCAGTGTACGAGTATTTATTATACCAGAAAGGAGATAGCATTCTCTGGTTCTTACATGTAGAAATAGCCGTcgtccccctcccccgccccaccccacccccgattTCCATTGAACTTATagctttctctgccttctctcatTTTATGTaacttgtgtatgcatgtgagtataaGGTGTGTAATGGCTAATCTTGGCTGTTGGCTTTACACATTTGGGAAGGGGAACGATTACACAATGGCACCCAGGCAATTAGCCTGAGAGCTTGTTTGTggggcatttttaaaaaaatgattgatTTAGAAGTACCCAGCCCAACACAGGTACTACTGTCCCGAGGCAGGTGGGCCTGCActgtataagaaaggtagctgactGGGATTGGGTCAGCAATCCAGTAAGCATCATtactccatggtttctgcttcaagctcctgccccATTGGAGTTcccatctgtattagtcaggcttctctagagtcacaatgaaagaccaccggggtggggaagacccccactcaaatcttgAGACAacgcaacccccaagaactcacgagaaaccagtcttgatgtaataaacaagaggtgtatttgaagaaccagagctctggggacgacacgtatctcacacaggagacagaggagtcgaccccgagcccaattaggggaaggaatttatagggaaaattacataggtagttggcaacagtcacacaaggcaatttcattggtttgtaacttgggctcagtttaactctaggccaccctccttctggggcaagctgaccctaattctcatttttctcaggactgttgagtcaggccttattgagaccagatggtttgtggtggctatagccaggctacatccccaaaacatgttatgttattctttgctgtgaggtgcacttgtcctcacagcaggttcagtgggggatagtttaaaatctttattctttcaacagaacttatggaatgtctctatatattaagggagtttgctgtgatgacttacagtctgtagtccgaCTCCCCAACAATGGCTAttgtggatgggaagtccaagaatccagtagttactcagtcccacgaggctagttgtttcagccgCTCTTCTGTTCAGTGGGTTCCAACAGAGGTGCTGGCAAGTGGATGCAAGCAGgcaagaagagtgaatcttccttcttccaacgtCCTTATGTAGtccccagcagaaggtgtggcccggattaaaggtgtgtgccactacccctggatctgggacttgttttgtcccaggttgactttgaactcagagatctccttgactcagtctcctgggattaaaggtgtgtgggcctaagcttttcatggccactatgacTCAAGATCTCcaggccaagatccaggtcagaaatgtgtgtcttctagcctcaagatctggatcacaggcgagccctccaattctggattgtagttcattccagatacagtcaggttgacaactaggaatagccTTTACACCACCCTTGAGGGAAGCATTCCTGCAGTCATCCAAGCAGGAAAGGAACCCATGGAGAGAGGAGAATGAAAGTGGTTCACACTTAATCACCAACCTGGATCAGACTCAGGGAGTCCAATGTCAGGGGGTTCACTGTCAGCATATTTTGAACACAGTACAGTTTGGGGAAAAAGCTTCCAGGGAACAATCaatccaattattttttaaaaaaatattta is part of the Rattus norvegicus strain BN/NHsdMcwi chromosome 1, GRCr8, whole genome shotgun sequence genome and harbors:
- the Fam32al1 gene encoding uncharacterized protein LOC365238, yielding MAASTMEAYEQVQKGPLKLKGVAELGVTKRRKKKDKDKAKMLETMGMRKKSEEEKQHCLDKRTPAQAAFEKMQEKRQTERILKKASKTHKQRVEDFNRHLDTLTEHYDIPKVSWTK